A genomic region of Candidatus Bathyarchaeota archaeon contains the following coding sequences:
- a CDS encoding MBL fold metallo-hydrolase, giving the protein MKIKTFTVGKLYTNCYIAACPETREAIIIDPGFEKNSEAAEIFRFVEENALKLKFIVNTHGHPDHVCGNGIVKEKFNIPILVHEKENFMFETVGRAMARYFGFKAFSPPADKLLKDGDTVNFGKSSLKVLHTPGHSPGSISLLGEKEVFTGDTLFAGSIGRTDLPQSSDKEMRRSLEKLVSLPDFLVVYPGHGPATTIGEEKWNNPFLNLDWL; this is encoded by the coding sequence ATGAAAATTAAAACATTCACGGTTGGAAAACTTTACACAAACTGTTACATAGCCGCTTGTCCAGAAACAAGAGAAGCAATAATAATTGATCCAGGCTTCGAGAAAAACTCCGAAGCAGCTGAAATCTTCAGGTTTGTTGAGGAGAACGCATTAAAATTAAAGTTTATTGTGAACACTCATGGTCATCCAGATCATGTTTGCGGGAACGGCATAGTTAAAGAGAAATTTAACATTCCAATTCTTGTTCATGAAAAGGAAAACTTCATGTTTGAAACTGTCGGCAGAGCCATGGCAAGATACTTCGGCTTTAAAGCCTTCTCGCCACCGGCGGACAAACTCCTCAAAGACGGAGATACCGTAAACTTTGGGAAATCATCCTTAAAAGTCCTACACACTCCGGGACACAGCCCGGGAAGCATATCTCTGCTAGGCGAAAAAGAAGTTTTCACAGGAGATACTCTTTTCGCTGGTTCGATAGGAAGAACAGACTTGCCGCAAAGCTCAGACAAAGAAATGAGGCGTTCCCTTGAAAAACTGGTAAGTCTCCCCGACTTTTTAGTTGTGTATCCTGGACACGGGCCGGCGACAACAATTGGCGAAGAAAAATGGAACAACCCATTTCTAAACCTGGACTGGCTGTAA
- the cofE gene encoding coenzyme F420-0:L-glutamate ligase: MKSFTAIALENFPLIKPGDNLAKIIVETAGKNGVKIEDGDVIVVAQKVFSKAEGRVVRLQDINPSEKAEEIAKKTGRNPKFVELVLRETRKLLKVSAETLLVEDKRGLVCINAGIDKSNIEGFDAYALLPENPDASAERCREEIKRLTGKDVAVVICDTYSRPFRRGQVNFAIGVSGVKPLKDYRGKQDLFGYILKVKNVAVVDEIAAAAELLMGQATEATPVVVFKGLQNLVEYCEKSSIRGLQITREEDLFRDAL; encoded by the coding sequence TTGAAGAGTTTCACTGCCATAGCCCTTGAAAATTTTCCCCTAATAAAGCCGGGGGATAACCTTGCAAAAATAATTGTAGAGACCGCTGGGAAAAATGGTGTAAAAATAGAAGACGGTGACGTGATAGTTGTTGCCCAAAAAGTTTTCTCGAAGGCGGAGGGGCGCGTTGTAAGACTTCAAGACATCAATCCATCAGAAAAAGCTGAAGAGATAGCGAAAAAAACTGGCAGAAACCCAAAGTTTGTGGAACTGGTTTTAAGGGAGACGCGGAAACTCTTGAAGGTTTCAGCTGAAACATTGCTTGTAGAAGACAAGCGTGGGCTAGTTTGCATAAACGCGGGGATAGACAAGTCAAACATTGAAGGTTTTGACGCTTATGCGCTTCTCCCCGAAAATCCTGACGCTTCAGCTGAAAGATGCCGTGAAGAAATAAAGCGTTTAACTGGCAAGGATGTGGCGGTAGTTATATGCGACACTTACAGTCGCCCCTTTAGGCGTGGACAAGTGAACTTCGCAATCGGTGTTTCAGGAGTTAAACCACTCAAAGACTATAGAGGAAAACAAGATCTTTTTGGCTATATTTTGAAAGTTAAGAATGTAGCCGTCGTCGACGAAATTGCAGCTGCAGCTGAACTTCTCATGGGACAAGCCACAGAAGCTACACCGGTCGTGGTTTTCAAGGGTCTACAAAACCTCGTGGAATACTGTGAAAAATCAAGTATTAGAGGACTGCAGATTACACGTGAAGAAGATCTTTTTAGGGACGCTTTATAG
- a CDS encoding PKD domain-containing protein, whose amino-acid sequence MTKRKINVLIILLTLAFSLLCCPLRNLFPIAKATYVEGEIGIDTVWTLVDSPFVVSKNVTVREGVTLTIEPGVEIKFGGPFSLIVNGKLVAKGTDDKWVRFTSNKDDSKTGDWGTLLFNGTWQSSSLLEYCVVEYGTNGITVNGGTVTLRKSVIQLNLKNGIEVLKGSITVEQNVIRNNEAGITVSGGDVTIHGNDLTLNEDGIVLTGNLSTSSVTVYQNNIFSNKNDGVSITMNYGGSISIINNRIYSNLYGFHVSTDVATFITRNYIYNNAIGAFYEQGQDHVIRFNDIYDNSLGMDISSNATVDASKNYWGDRSGPYHATLNPLGKGNPVGGNGVNLDFLFFLTAPIDYTNSPPKAVLWTDKTVVASGQEVTFIGSFSHDDGRVDQYFYDFGDGSNSDWTTLSLFIHKYSSTGEYHASLRVMDDFGDISQTASATVYVVNLPSLNVKLTPDRSTVHSNEEIPITVYVSNNNGPVEGANVTFFSVKGGRVSPSSNLTDSSGRLTAIFHAPNVTDITEIRIIARASMEGYADGSSFVYLKVIPPLTVNAYAAPQTVQSEEYSTVNVQVKWSGIPVPEALVTISSAGGGEFVETEKLTDSKGEAVFTFKAPPVSNETNIAITAHASKTGYLDGEGQTVITVRPKLFSLQVIAEKETIISEETVNVTVNVKHEGFPVENVSVTISADHGEFFTATMVTDARGNATFTFRAPPALQETSITITAIASKLGYASAAGFTLLTVKPGNLSIAILPNTYSVASREQVSITVYVKCDGRPVANATVRVEASGGMFAETSASTDQEGRCDFTFWAPETHESISVIISVSAAKSGYIEKVEQIGLQVIPEAGGIPWTTLLLVLIPVVLAIMFVVLVKLGVITISVGEEVEETE is encoded by the coding sequence ATGACAAAAAGGAAGATAAACGTTTTAATCATTCTACTTACTCTGGCCTTTAGTCTTCTTTGTTGCCCCCTCAGGAACCTGTTTCCAATCGCAAAAGCAACATATGTAGAAGGCGAAATCGGGATAGACACCGTTTGGACCCTTGTAGACAGTCCATTTGTTGTTTCTAAAAATGTCACTGTTCGCGAAGGGGTCACTTTAACTATAGAACCGGGAGTCGAAATAAAGTTTGGCGGACCTTTCTCGCTCATAGTTAATGGAAAGCTGGTTGCAAAGGGAACTGATGATAAATGGGTAAGATTTACGTCCAACAAAGACGATTCCAAAACTGGAGATTGGGGAACACTGCTGTTTAACGGAACATGGCAATCTTCATCACTTTTAGAGTATTGTGTTGTGGAGTATGGAACAAACGGCATAACCGTGAATGGCGGCACGGTAACACTTCGGAAAAGCGTTATCCAACTTAACCTCAAAAATGGAATTGAAGTGTTGAAAGGCTCAATCACCGTAGAACAAAATGTTATACGAAACAACGAAGCAGGTATAACTGTTTCTGGTGGAGATGTAACCATACACGGAAACGATTTGACATTGAATGAGGATGGCATAGTTTTAACCGGTAATCTGTCAACATCCAGTGTAACCGTGTATCAGAACAACATCTTTTCAAACAAAAATGACGGTGTATCCATAACCATGAATTATGGAGGTAGCATTTCAATCATAAACAACAGGATATATTCAAACCTCTACGGTTTTCACGTTTCAACCGATGTTGCCACCTTCATAACGCGCAACTATATTTACAATAATGCCATAGGTGCTTTTTATGAGCAAGGTCAAGACCACGTAATACGATTCAACGACATTTATGACAACAGTTTAGGCATGGATATTTCGTCCAACGCTACTGTAGACGCCTCCAAGAATTATTGGGGCGACAGGAGTGGACCATACCATGCGACGTTAAATCCGCTTGGAAAAGGAAACCCTGTAGGCGGCAACGGAGTTAACCTAGACTTCCTATTCTTCCTAACCGCTCCAATAGATTATACAAACTCTCCACCTAAAGCGGTGTTGTGGACAGATAAAACTGTAGTGGCTTCTGGCCAAGAAGTCACGTTTATCGGCTCCTTTTCTCATGATGATGGGCGAGTTGACCAGTACTTCTACGACTTTGGAGATGGAAGCAATAGCGATTGGACAACTTTGTCGCTTTTCATTCACAAATACAGCAGTACCGGAGAATATCATGCAAGCTTAAGAGTTATGGATGACTTTGGAGACATAAGCCAAACGGCCTCTGCAACAGTTTACGTTGTCAATCTACCATCTCTAAATGTAAAGTTAACTCCGGACAGATCCACTGTTCACAGTAACGAAGAAATTCCGATAACAGTTTACGTATCAAATAATAACGGGCCGGTGGAAGGTGCAAACGTCACATTTTTCTCGGTTAAAGGGGGCAGGGTTTCACCGTCAAGTAATTTAACCGATTCGTCTGGCCGTCTCACGGCGATTTTTCACGCTCCGAACGTTACGGATATAACTGAAATTCGCATTATTGCAAGGGCTTCCATGGAGGGCTACGCGGACGGCTCAAGCTTTGTCTATTTAAAAGTCATTCCGCCATTGACAGTTAACGCCTATGCAGCCCCTCAAACAGTTCAGTCGGAAGAATATTCAACGGTAAATGTCCAAGTAAAATGGAGCGGAATTCCTGTTCCAGAGGCGCTAGTTACCATATCATCAGCTGGTGGAGGAGAATTTGTTGAAACTGAGAAATTGACAGATTCAAAGGGTGAGGCAGTGTTCACCTTCAAAGCTCCACCAGTATCCAATGAAACAAACATAGCAATCACAGCGCACGCATCCAAGACCGGCTACTTGGATGGGGAAGGACAAACCGTTATAACTGTTAGACCAAAGCTTTTCTCACTGCAAGTTATTGCCGAGAAAGAAACGATAATTTCGGAAGAAACTGTAAATGTAACGGTCAACGTTAAACATGAGGGATTTCCAGTTGAAAACGTAAGCGTTACCATCTCAGCGGATCACGGCGAATTCTTCACAGCAACAATGGTGACAGACGCCCGTGGAAACGCAACATTCACTTTTAGGGCACCCCCAGCACTGCAAGAAACAAGCATAACAATAACAGCTATCGCTTCAAAGCTCGGCTACGCCAGCGCTGCAGGCTTTACGCTGTTAACGGTTAAACCTGGAAACCTGTCAATAGCCATTCTTCCAAACACCTATTCTGTAGCTTCTAGAGAACAGGTTAGCATAACAGTTTATGTCAAATGTGACGGCCGGCCGGTGGCGAACGCCACCGTTAGAGTGGAGGCCAGTGGTGGAATGTTCGCTGAGACGTCAGCTTCAACTGATCAAGAGGGCCGCTGTGACTTTACATTTTGGGCTCCAGAAACACATGAATCTATCTCTGTAATTATTAGCGTGAGCGCAGCGAAATCCGGATACATTGAAAAGGTTGAGCAAATAGGCTTGCAAGTAATCCCAGAGGCTGGCGGCATTCCTTGGACGACTCTATTGTTGGTGTTGATTCCAGTGGTGCTTGCAATAATGTTTGTGGTGCTTGTTAAGCTTGGAGTCATCACAATCTCGGTTGGCGAGGAAGTGGAGGAGACGGAATAA
- a CDS encoding type II/IV secretion system ATPase subunit, which yields MPKLQLKSKLSKLKKIRIKFNIGKPKHLAIPPPPPKPLPKGFKVVERYPLYEPFAHVAIVQNPKTGEYKYILDELQLDPLERSVYNRILEILLAEIESPKEEIKDPRKFFAEEAKKIVDKYRISLGWLPDVSWYKILYHAERDLVGFGRIDPLMRDPNIEDISCDGVNKPVYVWHRTYESIETNLEFETDEELDNMVVKLVHMAGKHVSSAFPIVDASLPGKHRLAVCYRREVTPFGTAFTIRKFREDPYSIIDLINLGTFSEEMAAYFWMCLENRASVMVLGGTAAGKTTALNALACLIKPGSKIITIEETAELNLPHENWVSLIARQSYGLGGSSVGEVTLFDLVKTSMRHRPDILIVGEVRGQEAYVLFQALATGHGGMCTMHAENLDSAVKRLTQKPMDIAPAYIPLMNIVLSVQRVHLMKGGEKKAYRRVMNVNEIADYEDYRTVFKWHPAKDEHIPALNKSIMLANISERLGVSKKDLLEEIERRKQILRWMRERNIRSYRDVAAIIAEYYARPKQIYEKVLAGGEVKAIAVAGSA from the coding sequence ATGCCCAAGCTGCAACTTAAGAGCAAGCTTTCGAAACTTAAGAAAATAAGAATAAAATTCAACATTGGAAAGCCTAAACATTTAGCCATCCCGCCACCTCCGCCGAAACCCTTGCCAAAAGGTTTCAAAGTTGTTGAGCGTTATCCTCTCTACGAACCCTTCGCTCATGTAGCTATAGTTCAAAACCCAAAGACGGGCGAATACAAGTACATATTGGATGAGCTACAACTGGATCCGCTTGAAAGAAGTGTCTACAACCGCATACTAGAAATCCTTTTAGCCGAAATAGAGTCTCCCAAGGAGGAGATAAAAGATCCTAGAAAGTTCTTCGCCGAGGAAGCCAAAAAAATCGTTGATAAATATCGCATAAGCCTAGGTTGGCTTCCAGATGTTTCATGGTACAAAATCCTCTATCACGCTGAAAGAGACCTTGTGGGCTTTGGTAGAATCGACCCGCTGATGAGGGATCCGAACATTGAAGACATTTCATGTGACGGTGTAAACAAACCCGTCTACGTTTGGCACAGAACCTACGAAAGCATCGAAACAAACCTTGAATTCGAAACAGATGAAGAGCTTGACAACATGGTTGTAAAGCTTGTACACATGGCTGGAAAACACGTAAGCTCAGCCTTTCCCATAGTGGACGCTTCACTGCCAGGAAAACATAGGCTGGCCGTTTGCTATAGGCGAGAAGTAACACCCTTCGGAACAGCCTTCACAATACGAAAGTTCAGAGAAGATCCATACTCTATAATAGACCTGATAAACTTGGGAACATTCTCCGAAGAAATGGCCGCGTATTTCTGGATGTGCCTAGAAAACAGGGCCTCAGTAATGGTTTTGGGCGGAACCGCCGCCGGAAAAACAACAGCCCTAAACGCTTTGGCATGCTTAATCAAGCCTGGAAGCAAAATAATAACTATAGAGGAAACGGCGGAGCTTAACCTCCCCCACGAAAACTGGGTTTCATTAATAGCACGGCAAAGCTACGGCCTAGGCGGAAGCAGTGTCGGCGAAGTCACTCTCTTCGATCTCGTAAAAACCTCGATGAGACATCGTCCCGACATACTGATAGTCGGCGAGGTGCGTGGACAAGAAGCCTACGTGCTTTTTCAAGCATTAGCCACAGGCCACGGTGGCATGTGTACAATGCACGCTGAAAACTTGGATTCTGCAGTGAAACGTTTAACGCAAAAACCCATGGACATAGCGCCAGCCTACATTCCTTTAATGAACATTGTTCTATCTGTTCAGCGTGTTCACTTAATGAAAGGCGGTGAGAAAAAAGCCTACCGACGTGTGATGAACGTTAACGAAATAGCTGACTACGAGGATTACCGAACGGTTTTCAAATGGCACCCAGCCAAAGACGAACATATTCCAGCTTTAAACAAGAGCATAATGCTTGCCAACATTTCAGAACGCTTGGGCGTCAGCAAAAAGGACTTGCTTGAAGAAATCGAGAGACGCAAACAAATCCTCCGATGGATGAGAGAGCGCAATATAAGAAGCTACCGCGACGTAGCTGCAATAATTGCAGAATACTATGCAAGGCCAAAGCAGATTTACGAGAAAGTTCTCGCTGGAGGGGAGGTGAAGGCTATTGCCGTTGCTGGAAGCGCTTGA
- a CDS encoding type II secretion system F family protein gives MPLLEALEAWSFRIFGRVAPFFLKHVVEFKDYLERAKIKIYPETYVSLMLFLAVLTAPVSILSIILLYFYGFIPFVFLVPLPIYVMIGFFLIPLSRAGERAANLEREMPFAAAYISVMASGGIAPYTSFKRLAEVELMPAMRAEAREIIKDVEIFGIDPLTAIENAAKRNPLDIFRDFLAGYASTVIIGGDIGHFLERKAEDIFKTRALRVKAAAERLGMLLETFIIVMVLMSLCFYILFSVESIYSVGISMYSGIILYTYIFTPMLSLMFVYLAHSMQPKTPVVEMRPYKAFGISSVFGIMLLLLLTNFFGYIPLPFFSQLQSIVDLPVAIALALFVATFPAAIVHQKVSSKKASLEQGITSFLRDLTEVRKTGLSPEKCIESLANRDYGEFSKELRKISSEISWGVPVRKVIMDFVKRVKSWMTQLVMFLLVETIDVGGGTIAMIESLARFNNLTQEVEKEKKMAVRPYIMMPYFAAILLVATTVMMIGFTSGTLGVAETGQKKDLGPMITTFVTSAIFHSYLIGIVAGKISEESIAAGFKHAAILVIIAVLAAKLVPMFVKFGA, from the coding sequence TTGCCGTTGCTGGAAGCGCTTGAAGCCTGGTCCTTCCGCATTTTCGGACGGGTAGCTCCCTTTTTTCTCAAACATGTAGTTGAGTTTAAGGACTATTTGGAAAGAGCGAAAATCAAAATCTATCCCGAAACCTACGTTTCATTAATGCTTTTCCTAGCAGTTTTAACTGCTCCGGTCTCCATTCTTTCCATAATTCTGCTGTATTTTTACGGCTTTATACCGTTTGTTTTTCTGGTCCCCCTCCCAATCTACGTCATGATAGGCTTCTTCCTAATTCCGTTGTCGAGGGCTGGAGAAAGAGCCGCCAACCTTGAAAGGGAGATGCCATTTGCCGCCGCCTACATCAGCGTTATGGCTTCTGGAGGAATAGCCCCATACACAAGCTTCAAACGGCTGGCGGAAGTAGAGCTTATGCCAGCCATGCGGGCCGAGGCAAGAGAAATAATAAAAGACGTGGAGATTTTCGGCATAGACCCGCTTACAGCCATAGAAAATGCTGCTAAAAGAAATCCCCTAGACATTTTCCGGGATTTCCTTGCCGGCTATGCTTCAACAGTCATAATCGGCGGAGACATAGGCCACTTTTTGGAGAGGAAGGCTGAAGACATTTTTAAAACAAGGGCTTTGCGGGTTAAGGCTGCAGCGGAAAGGCTTGGCATGCTTCTTGAAACTTTCATAATAGTCATGGTTTTGATGTCGCTTTGCTTCTACATTTTGTTCAGTGTTGAATCCATATACAGTGTTGGCATTTCCATGTATTCAGGCATAATCTTATACACATATATTTTTACACCTATGCTTTCGTTAATGTTTGTTTATTTGGCTCACAGCATGCAGCCTAAAACACCCGTTGTAGAAATGCGGCCGTACAAAGCCTTTGGAATTTCAAGCGTTTTCGGCATAATGCTGCTGCTACTGCTGACAAACTTTTTTGGCTATATACCGCTGCCATTTTTCAGCCAACTTCAAAGCATAGTTGATTTGCCCGTAGCAATCGCTTTGGCGCTGTTCGTAGCCACTTTTCCAGCCGCCATTGTACACCAGAAAGTAAGCAGCAAAAAAGCCAGCTTGGAACAAGGCATAACCAGCTTCCTAAGAGACTTAACAGAAGTTAGAAAAACAGGTTTATCTCCGGAAAAATGTATTGAAAGCCTTGCAAACCGCGACTACGGCGAGTTCAGCAAGGAACTTCGCAAAATAAGCTCCGAAATTTCATGGGGCGTCCCGGTTAGAAAAGTGATCATGGACTTTGTTAAGCGGGTTAAAAGCTGGATGACTCAGCTTGTCATGTTCCTCCTTGTAGAAACGATAGACGTGGGCGGCGGCACCATAGCCATGATCGAGTCGCTTGCCAGATTCAACAACCTAACCCAAGAAGTTGAAAAAGAGAAGAAGATGGCTGTCCGCCCCTACATAATGATGCCGTACTTCGCTGCCATTCTTCTTGTGGCAACAACCGTGATGATGATCGGCTTCACCTCCGGCACGTTAGGCGTAGCTGAAACAGGACAAAAGAAGGATTTAGGTCCCATGATAACAACTTTTGTCACATCCGCCATTTTCCACAGCTACTTAATAGGCATAGTGGCTGGAAAAATAAGTGAGGAATCCATTGCAGCAGGCTTCAAACACGCTGCAATCCTCGTTATCATCGCTGTTTTAGCCGCCAAACTAGTGCCCATGTTCGTGAAGTTTGGCGCATAA